From the genome of Primulina eburnea isolate SZY01 chromosome 12, ASM2296580v1, whole genome shotgun sequence, one region includes:
- the LOC140807374 gene encoding uncharacterized protein: protein MVPKCSSPKNLIGDDFAFDVSEEWETASQLSAEELFDGGVIKPLKPPVVGIQLPKVAAKKIQGAFSPRGKNRKERTDLYAVATAEISHRGRPVNASKSSSRRAARSLSPIRDGECQYWEDDKQQSDNTKNSSMLCSSKGSKKWRLKDFFLFRSASEGRAAEKDHLKKYTAAYRLSSFRAIDSPGPRKGPVSAHELHYTMNRAVSQDLKKKTFLPYKQGILGRLAFNPAVHALANGFGFSRK from the coding sequence ATGGTGCCGAAATGCTCGTCTCCCAAGAATTTGATCGGAGATGATTTTGCTTTTGATGTGAGCGAAGAATGGGAAACTGCGTCTCAGCTCTCTGCTGAAGAACTGTTTGACGGTGGGGTGATTAAGCCTTTGAAGCCTCCGGTAGTGGGGATTCAGCTCCCTAAAGTGGCAGCGAAGAAAATTCAGGGAGCCTTCTCACCTCGCGGGAAGAACAGAAAAGAAAGGACCGACCTTTATGCGGTGGCCACAGCTGAGATTTCTCACAGAGGAAGACCAGTTAATGCGTCCAAATCCTCGAGTCGAAGGGCGGCACGTTCACTTTCTCCTATCAGAGACGGCGAATGCCAATACTGGGAAGATGACAAGCAGCAATCTGATAACACGAAGAATTCTTCAATGCTTTGTTCATCTAAAGGCAGcaagaaatggagactgaaggactTCTTCTTGTTCCGCAGCGCATCAGAGGGACGCGCAGCCGAGAAAGACCATCTGAAGAAGTACACGGCGGCTTACAGGCTCTCAAGCTTCAGGGCGATCGACAGCCCTGGTCCGAGGAAAGGACCGGTTTCTGCCCACGAGCTGCATTACACAATGAACCGGGCGGTTTCTCAAGACTTGAAGAAGAAGACTTTCTTGCCGTACAAGCAGGGGATCCTGGGCCGCCTGGCCTTTAACCCCGCCGTCCATGCTCTGGCCAACGGCTTTGGCTTCTCTCGTAaatga
- the LOC140807389 gene encoding LOW QUALITY PROTEIN: acylamino-acid-releasing enzyme (The sequence of the model RefSeq protein was modified relative to this genomic sequence to represent the inferred CDS: deleted 1 base in 1 codon) — MAFAVLITFTRHCHLLPNFPISKFAVSSRQYFSCRGRVFAVKPMSSVAETKSEKTIFTAPYGSWKSPITADVVSGSNKRLGGFEVDSLGRLVWLESRPTESGRDVLVRQAEIEGDKPTDITPPDFAVRTVAQEYGGGAFRISGDILVFSNYKDQRLYKQSVSSKDSAPVPLTPDYGGPLVCYADGVFDPQSNRYITIMEDRRESSTNATTTIVSIDLNSNHIREPKILVGGNDFYAFPRIDHKGERVAWIEWSHPNMPWDRSELWVGYISDNGEIKKRICVAGGDPSILESPTEPKWSIEGELFFITDRTGGFWNIYKWVESMNEVLPVYSLDAEFAKPLWVFGMNSYEFIPGQKNLIACNYRKKGRSYFAILDVVSSKLSPLDIPFTDISNIVSGLDCLYVEGASEVHPSSIAKVALEDQNSKAADFKIIWSSASISSSYRPYLSSPEFIEFPTEVPGENAYAYFYPPTNPLYQASQDEKPPLLLKSHGGPTAETRGILNLNIQYWTSRGWALVDVNYGGSTGYGRRYRERLLGRWGIVDVDDCCSCAKFLVSCGKVDGNRLCITGGSAGGYTTLAALAFRETFKAGASLYGVADLDSLRADTHKFESRYLDNLVGSDEEFFKRSPINFVHKFSCPIILFQGLDDKVVPPNQARKIYQALKDKGLPVALVEYEGEQHGFRKAQNIKFTLEQQMLFFARLVGRFDVADEITPIKIDNID, encoded by the exons ATGGCATTTGCTGTCCTTATCACGTTCACTAGACACTGCCACTTACTTCCCAATTTTCCAATCTCAAAGTTTGCCGTTTCTTCTCGCCAATACTTCAGCTGCAGAGGTCGAGTTTTTGCTGTAAAACCGATGTCTTCTGTTGCAGAAACTAAATCAGAGAAGACGATTTTCACTGCTCCATATGGTTCTTGGAAGTCTCCCATCACCGCAGACGTCGTTTCTGGGTCGAATAAACGGCTTGGTGGCTTCGAAGTCGATTCGCTTGGCCGCCTCGTGTGGCTGGAATCCCGTCCCACTGAATCTGG AAGAGATGTCCTTGTCAGACAAGCCGAGATTGAAGGGGACAAGCCAACTGATATTACCCCACCAGATTTTGCAGTGAGGACTGTGGCTCAAGAATATGGAGGTGGGGCTTTTAGAATTTCAGGCGACATCCTTGTCTTCTCAAATTACAAGGATCAAAGACTCTACAAGCAGTCAGTTTCATCTAAAG ATTCAGCTCCTGTTCCTCTCACACCAGACTACGGAGGACCACTTGTGTGCTATGCCGATGGAGTGTTTGATCCTCAATCTAATCGCTATATAACTATAATGGAAG ATCGTCGTGAAAGTAGTACAAATGCCACTACGACTATTGTCTCGATTGACCTCAATAGCAACCATATAAGAG AACCTAAAATACTAGTTGGAGGCAACGACTTCTATGCTTTTCCTCGTATTGATCACAAAGGAGAACGA GTGGCATGGATTGAATGGAGTCATCCGAACATGCCATGGGACCGATCAGAACTTTGGGTAGGCTATATATCGGACAATGG AGAGATCAAAAAACGGATTTGTGTTGCTGGTGGTGATCCTTCAATTTTGGAATCTCCGACTGAACCAAAGTGGTCGATTGAAG GGGAACTTTTCTTCATCACTGACAGAACTGGCGGGTTTTGGAATATCTACAAATGG GTAGAATCTATGAATGAAGTACTGCCAGTTTACTCGCTAGATGCTGAGTTTGCAAAACCTTTATGGGTTTTTGGCATGAACTCATATGAATTTATTCCGGGTCAGAAGAACTTAATTGCTTGCAATTACAG GAAGAAAGGAAGGTCGTATTTTGCAATTCTGGATGTTGTTTCAAGCAAATTATCACCTCTTGATATTCCTTTCACGGACATTAGCAACATT GTTTCTGGGCTTGACTGCCTTTATGTTGAGGGAGCATCTGAAGTTCATCCATCGTCAATCGCTAAG GTGGCTTTAGAAGATCAAAATTCTAAAGCAGCTGATTTTAAGATTATATGGTCTTCTGCTTCTATTAGTTCATCATATAGGCCGTACTTAAGTTCACCAGAATTTATAGAGTTCCCGACAGAAGTCCCTGGGGAAAATGCTTATGCGTACTTTTACCCTCCAACCAACCCTCTATATCAAGCTAGTCAAGACGAGAAACCTCCACTTCTGTTAAAGAGTCATG GAGGACCTACAGCTGAGACTCGTGGTATTCTAAATCTCAATATCCAGTATTGGACCAGTCGTGGTTGGGCTTTGGTGGATGTTAATTATGGTGGAAGTACTG GTTATGGCCGAAGATATCGAGAGAGGCTACTAGGACGCTGGGGAATTGTCGATGTTGATGACTGTTGTAGCTGTGCCAAGTTTTTGGTAAG TTGTGGAAAAGTTGATGGCAACCGACTATGTATTACCGGGGGTTCTGCTGGTGGATACACGACCCTGGCGGCACTTGCATTCAGAGAAACATTCAAAGCTGGAGCATCCTTGTATGGT gTTGCTGATTTAGATTCTTTGCGAGCTGACACTCACAAATTTGAATCTCGCTACCTCGACAATCTTGTAG GAAGTGACGAGGAATTCTTTAAAAGATCCCCAATCAATTTTGTGCATAAATTTTCCTGCCCCATAATACTATTCCAAGGATTGGATGACAAG GTCGTCCCCCCGAATCAAGCTCGAAAAATCTATCAAGCATTGAAGGACAAAGGGTTGCCAGTGGCGCTCGTGGAATACGAAGGAGAGCAACATGGTTTTCGCAAG GCCCAAAATATAAAGTTCACGCTGGAACAGCAGATGCTGTTCTTTGCCCGTTTGGTCGGACGATTCGATGTCGCGGATGAAATCACTCCAATTAAAATCGATAATATTGACTGA